One part of the Flavobacterium johnsoniae UW101 genome encodes these proteins:
- a CDS encoding glycoside hydrolase family 97 protein, whose product MKNLFFASLILFAFSTVAKAQQLKSPEGKFVMEFSLQNDGTPTYNLKYKNKEVVKTSKLGLELKDDKKSLLNDFTITDTKTSTFDETWKPVWGEVDHIRNHYNELAVTLNQKGTDRQIVIRFRLFDDGLGFRYEFPAQKNLTYFVIKEERSQFAMTGDHTAFWIPGDYDTQEYDYTKSKLSEIRGLSEKAYTANVSQKSFSPTGVQTSLMLKTNDGIYINLHEATLIDYSCMHLNLDDKNLVFESWLTPDAKGDKGHMQAPNHSPWRTIIVSDDAREILASKMTYNLNDPSKIDNTSWIKPVKYVGVWWEMITGKSSWSYTNDYPTVQLGVTDFAKAKPNGTHGANNANVKKYIDFAAANGFDAVLVEGWNEGWEDWFGHSKDYVFDFLTPYPDFDVKGLHEYAKSKGIKIIMHHETSGSVRNYERHMDAAYKFMNDNGYDAVKSGYVGDILPRGENHYSQWIVNHYQYAIEKAADYKIMVNAHEAVRPTGIARTYPNLIGNEAARGTEYQAFGGSKPNHVTVLPFTRLIGGPMDYTPGIFEMDISKMNPENKSHVNSTIANQLALYVTMYSPLQMAADTPENYNRFPDAFQFIKDVAVDWSESKYIEAEPGDFITVARKAKGTNNWFVGNVNGETPRTSNIDFSFLEKGKKYTATIYADAKDAHYKTNPQAYTIKKIAVTNKSKLSQFSAPGGGYAISIIENK is encoded by the coding sequence ATGAAAAACTTATTTTTCGCAAGTTTAATTTTGTTTGCGTTTAGCACGGTTGCAAAAGCGCAGCAGTTAAAATCACCCGAAGGCAAGTTCGTAATGGAATTTTCTCTTCAAAACGACGGAACTCCAACGTACAATTTAAAATACAAAAACAAAGAAGTTGTAAAAACCAGTAAATTGGGTCTTGAACTTAAAGATGACAAAAAATCTTTATTGAACGACTTTACAATTACTGATACAAAAACTTCCACTTTTGACGAAACTTGGAAACCGGTTTGGGGAGAAGTAGATCACATCAGAAATCATTATAATGAGTTAGCGGTTACTTTAAATCAAAAAGGAACAGACAGACAAATCGTAATCCGTTTCCGTTTATTTGATGACGGACTTGGATTTAGATATGAATTCCCTGCGCAAAAGAATCTTACTTACTTTGTAATTAAAGAAGAAAGATCTCAATTTGCTATGACTGGAGATCATACTGCTTTCTGGATTCCAGGAGATTATGACACTCAGGAATACGATTATACAAAATCTAAATTATCTGAAATTAGAGGTTTATCTGAAAAAGCATATACAGCAAACGTTTCTCAAAAATCTTTTTCGCCAACAGGAGTTCAGACTTCTTTGATGTTAAAAACAAATGATGGAATCTACATCAACTTACACGAAGCGACTTTGATTGATTATTCTTGCATGCACTTGAATTTAGACGATAAAAACTTAGTTTTCGAATCTTGGTTAACTCCAGATGCAAAAGGAGACAAAGGTCACATGCAGGCGCCAAATCATTCTCCTTGGAGAACGATTATTGTGAGCGATGATGCTAGAGAAATCTTAGCTTCAAAAATGACTTATAACTTAAACGATCCATCAAAAATTGACAATACTTCTTGGATTAAACCAGTAAAATACGTTGGTGTTTGGTGGGAAATGATTACAGGAAAAAGCTCTTGGTCATATACTAATGATTACCCAACAGTACAATTAGGTGTTACTGATTTTGCGAAAGCAAAACCGAACGGAACTCACGGAGCAAACAATGCTAACGTAAAAAAATACATTGATTTTGCTGCTGCAAATGGTTTCGATGCCGTTTTAGTTGAAGGATGGAATGAAGGATGGGAAGACTGGTTTGGACACTCTAAAGATTATGTTTTTGATTTCTTAACGCCTTACCCGGATTTTGATGTAAAAGGTCTTCACGAATACGCAAAATCTAAAGGTATAAAAATCATCATGCACCACGAAACTTCAGGATCTGTTCGTAACTACGAGCGCCACATGGATGCTGCTTACAAATTCATGAACGATAACGGGTATGATGCTGTAAAAAGCGGTTATGTTGGAGATATTTTACCAAGAGGTGAAAATCATTACAGCCAATGGATTGTAAACCACTACCAATATGCTATCGAAAAAGCAGCTGATTACAAAATTATGGTAAACGCTCACGAAGCAGTTCGCCCAACAGGAATTGCAAGAACGTATCCTAACTTAATTGGAAACGAAGCGGCAAGAGGAACAGAATACCAAGCATTTGGAGGTTCTAAACCAAATCACGTTACAGTATTACCATTTACACGTTTAATTGGTGGTCCAATGGATTATACACCGGGAATCTTCGAAATGGATATCAGCAAAATGAATCCTGAAAACAAATCGCATGTAAACAGTACAATTGCAAACCAATTGGCTTTATATGTTACTATGTACAGTCCATTACAAATGGCTGCTGATACTCCAGAAAACTACAACCGTTTTCCAGATGCATTCCAATTCATTAAAGATGTAGCTGTAGACTGGTCAGAAAGTAAATATATTGAAGCTGAACCAGGAGATTTCATTACAGTTGCTCGTAAAGCAAAAGGAACAAACAACTGGTTCGTTGGAAACGTAAACGGTGAAACTCCTCGTACTTCAAACATCGATTTCAGCTTCCTAGAAAAAGGTAAAAAATATACAGCTACAATTTATGCTGATGCAAAAGATGCGCATTACAAAACTAATCCGCAGGCTTATACAATCAAGAAAATTGCTGTAACAAACAAATCAAAATTATCTCAGTTTTCTGCTCCAGGAGGAGGTTATGCGATAAGCATTATCGAAAACAAATAA
- a CDS encoding glycoside hydrolase family 13 protein — translation MKNQKTSLIYKLVLLVLLFSASAKAQIQKVEPPFWYAGMKNSELQIMFYGKNIAQYEASVSNNVAIKNVEKTENPNYLFVTIDTKDVKASELVFSFKNNNKVAFKQKYALKERRANSADRKSYDASDLIYLIMPDRFANGNPKNDSDASLTEKGNRQDPSGRHGGDIEGIIKNLDYISSLGATTIWSTPLCEDNDKQHSYHTYGQSDVYKIDPRYGTNDDYARLSAEMHKKNMKLVMDYVTNHWGITHWMMKDIPTKTWFNQFETFTQTHHRREVITDIHASKIDQEVCVDGWFVPSMPDLNLKNPLVAKYLTQNAIWWIEFANLDGFRVDTYNYSDKTAMANWAKSITDEYPNFNIVGEIWMHNQANLAFWQKDSKIGAIENYNSNLPSVMDFTLQSQITSAFSEDEPNWDSGLIKFYNNFAMDFLYPNTNNILVFSENHDTDRMNEKFKYDLPKYKLAMTLLATVRGIPQIYYGSEIGMGGDKGKGGDADIRQDFPGGWAGDKNNAFTKEGRTAEQAAYFDFSSKLFNWRKTNEAVHFGKMTHYIPENNTYVYFRYTDSKTVMVVFNNNAKEQVVKTNRFKESIKNYKSGKDVITGKTFDLASEITLEPKSALVLELE, via the coding sequence ATGAAAAACCAAAAAACATCACTTATCTATAAATTAGTCCTATTGGTTTTGTTGTTTTCCGCTTCCGCGAAAGCGCAAATCCAAAAAGTAGAACCGCCATTTTGGTACGCAGGAATGAAAAATTCGGAACTGCAGATTATGTTCTACGGAAAAAATATTGCACAATATGAAGCTTCGGTTTCTAATAATGTTGCGATCAAAAATGTAGAAAAAACAGAAAACCCAAACTATCTTTTCGTAACAATCGATACAAAAGACGTAAAAGCTTCTGAATTGGTTTTCTCTTTCAAAAACAATAATAAAGTTGCCTTTAAACAAAAATATGCTCTAAAAGAAAGAAGAGCCAATTCAGCAGACAGAAAAAGTTACGACGCATCGGATTTGATTTATTTAATCATGCCGGATCGTTTTGCTAACGGAAATCCGAAAAACGACAGCGATGCTTCTTTAACTGAAAAAGGAAACCGTCAAGACCCAAGCGGACGTCATGGTGGAGATATAGAAGGAATCATCAAAAACTTAGATTATATTTCATCTCTTGGCGCAACTACAATCTGGAGCACGCCTTTATGCGAAGACAACGACAAACAGCATTCGTACCATACGTACGGACAATCTGATGTTTATAAAATAGATCCACGTTACGGAACAAACGATGACTATGCTCGTTTATCGGCAGAAATGCACAAAAAGAACATGAAACTAGTTATGGATTATGTAACAAATCACTGGGGAATTACACACTGGATGATGAAAGATATTCCAACCAAAACATGGTTCAATCAATTTGAAACTTTCACTCAAACACACCACAGACGTGAAGTTATTACAGATATTCACGCTTCAAAAATAGACCAAGAAGTTTGTGTTGATGGATGGTTTGTACCATCAATGCCTGACTTAAATTTAAAAAATCCTTTGGTTGCCAAATATTTAACTCAAAACGCTATTTGGTGGATCGAATTTGCAAATCTTGACGGATTTAGAGTAGATACTTATAACTATTCAGATAAAACTGCTATGGCAAATTGGGCAAAATCTATTACAGACGAATATCCTAACTTTAATATCGTGGGTGAAATCTGGATGCACAATCAGGCGAATTTAGCTTTTTGGCAAAAAGACAGTAAAATTGGCGCTATCGAAAATTACAATTCAAACCTTCCATCTGTAATGGATTTTACTCTTCAGAGTCAAATCACTTCTGCCTTCAGTGAAGATGAACCAAACTGGGACAGCGGATTGATTAAATTCTACAACAATTTTGCAATGGATTTTTTATATCCAAATACCAATAACATTTTGGTTTTTTCCGAAAATCACGATACAGATCGTATGAACGAAAAGTTCAAATATGATTTACCAAAATACAAACTGGCAATGACTTTATTGGCAACAGTTCGTGGAATTCCGCAAATCTATTACGGTTCAGAAATTGGAATGGGCGGAGATAAAGGCAAAGGCGGAGATGCCGATATTCGTCAGGATTTCCCAGGCGGATGGGCTGGAGATAAAAACAACGCTTTCACCAAAGAAGGAAGAACTGCAGAACAAGCTGCTTACTTTGATTTCTCTTCAAAATTATTCAACTGGAGAAAAACAAACGAAGCGGTTCATTTTGGAAAAATGACGCATTACATTCCAGAAAACAACACGTATGTATATTTCAGATACACTGATAGTAAAACCGTAATGGTAGTTTTCAATAACAACGCAAAAGAACAGGTTGTAAAAACAAACCGTTTTAAAGAAAGCATCAAAAACTACAAATCTGGTAAAGATGTTATTACAGGAAAAACATTCGATTTAGCTTCTGAAATTACTTTAGAACCAAAATCGGCTTTGGTTTTAGAATTGGAATAA
- a CDS encoding alpha-amylase family glycosyl hydrolase produces MKKYTFLYLSLVFLIMGCSGSKSVTMNNTSKTPFVWEGANVYFLLTDRFYNGDTSNDVNFNRTKTPGKLRGFEGGDIIGITKKIESGYFEKLGINAIWLTPIVEQIHDGVDEGTGLSYGFHGYWAKDWTALDPNFGTKEDLANLVKKAHEKGIRIILDGVINHTGPVTPEDPVWPSDWVRTGVVCDYKSFENTTMCTLVDNLPDIRTESVQEVELPLLLIEKWKKEDRYEKEIASLDEFFKRTGYPRTPKYYIIKWLTDYILEFGIDGYRADTVKHTEEALWADFKKECDYAFETWKKHHPLQVLDQNPFYTIAEVYGYGISGGQDYDFGDRKVNYFQNGFNSMINFEFKWNAAQNDYEGLFSKYSNALNNDLKGYSVLNYMSSHDDGQPFDANRTKSIETANKLLLSPGMSQVYYGDESARSLVIEGTQGDATLRSNMNWEDIQNNPETQKTLLHWQKLGQFRRNHPAVGAGVHKLINPYPYTFSRTFTKGSFIDKVVMGVDLPKGRKELPVGDVFPNGTKLKDTYSNQEVEVIDGKVIIDNDFDIVLLEEI; encoded by the coding sequence ATGAAAAAATACACTTTCCTTTATCTATCTTTAGTATTCTTAATAATGGGTTGTTCTGGCTCAAAATCAGTTACAATGAATAATACTTCAAAGACACCTTTCGTTTGGGAAGGAGCAAATGTTTATTTTTTACTTACAGATCGTTTTTACAACGGAGACACTTCCAACGACGTCAATTTTAACCGAACCAAAACTCCGGGAAAACTTCGCGGATTTGAAGGCGGTGACATCATCGGAATCACTAAAAAAATCGAATCTGGATATTTTGAAAAATTAGGAATCAATGCCATTTGGCTTACGCCGATTGTCGAGCAAATTCACGACGGCGTTGATGAAGGAACTGGATTGAGTTATGGTTTTCACGGTTATTGGGCAAAAGACTGGACCGCCTTAGATCCCAACTTTGGAACAAAAGAAGACTTAGCAAATCTCGTTAAAAAAGCACACGAAAAAGGCATCAGAATAATTCTGGATGGCGTAATTAATCATACAGGACCAGTAACACCAGAAGACCCTGTTTGGCCTTCAGATTGGGTTAGAACGGGCGTAGTTTGCGATTATAAATCATTCGAAAATACAACAATGTGTACTTTGGTTGACAATCTTCCAGATATTAGAACTGAAAGTGTACAAGAAGTCGAACTTCCTCTTCTTTTAATTGAAAAATGGAAAAAAGAAGACCGTTATGAAAAAGAAATTGCTTCGTTGGACGAGTTCTTTAAAAGAACAGGTTACCCAAGAACTCCGAAATATTACATCATCAAATGGCTTACAGATTACATTCTGGAATTCGGAATTGACGGCTACCGTGCTGATACTGTAAAACACACTGAAGAAGCCCTTTGGGCGGATTTCAAAAAAGAATGTGATTATGCATTTGAGACTTGGAAAAAACATCATCCTTTACAAGTTTTAGATCAAAATCCGTTTTATACAATTGCCGAAGTTTACGGTTACGGAATCAGCGGAGGGCAGGATTATGATTTTGGAGACCGAAAAGTCAATTATTTCCAAAATGGTTTCAACAGCATGATCAATTTCGAGTTTAAATGGAATGCTGCCCAAAACGATTACGAAGGTTTATTTTCTAAATATTCGAATGCACTTAACAATGATTTAAAAGGATATTCTGTCCTTAATTATATGTCTTCTCATGACGACGGTCAGCCTTTTGATGCCAACAGAACCAAAAGCATCGAAACCGCAAATAAACTATTGCTTTCGCCTGGAATGTCTCAGGTTTATTATGGAGATGAATCTGCAAGATCTTTAGTTATTGAAGGAACTCAAGGCGATGCAACATTACGTTCTAATATGAATTGGGAGGATATTCAGAATAATCCAGAAACACAGAAAACGCTTTTGCATTGGCAGAAATTAGGTCAGTTTAGACGAAACCATCCTGCTGTTGGAGCGGGTGTTCACAAACTTATTAATCCGTATCCTTATACTTTTTCCAGAACATTTACAAAAGGCTCTTTTATAGATAAAGTAGTTATGGGAGTAGATTTACCAAAAGGCAGAAAAGAACTTCCTGTTGGCGACGTCTTCCCAAACGGAACAAAACTAAAAGACACATACTCGAATCAAGAAGTCGAAGTAATAGATGGAAAAGTGATTATCGACAATGATTTTGACATTGTTTTACTAGAAGAAATTTAA
- a CDS encoding glycerophosphodiester phosphodiesterase has product MNVLKIAHRGAKAYEPENTLQAFQKALDLNSDGIELDVHLSSDEHLIVIHDETIDRTTNGKGFVNDFTLTELKSFLIDGKYQIPTLNEVFDLVDKKCLINIELKGLGTASKVVALIEKYVSEKNWNYNHFIISSFDWNMLEETSNLNSNIPIGVLTEENIETALAFAEKIKAKAINPDFQLLNIENVHQMQEKGFLVLPWTVNTEEDIQKVKSYNVNGIISDNPDKI; this is encoded by the coding sequence ATGAATGTTTTAAAGATTGCACACAGAGGCGCCAAAGCCTACGAACCTGAAAATACTTTACAAGCTTTCCAAAAAGCCTTAGATCTAAATTCAGACGGAATTGAACTTGATGTTCATTTGAGTTCCGATGAACATTTAATTGTAATTCACGACGAAACTATCGACAGAACCACAAATGGAAAAGGTTTTGTAAATGATTTTACTTTAACAGAATTAAAATCATTTTTAATTGATGGAAAATATCAAATCCCAACTTTAAATGAAGTTTTCGATTTGGTTGACAAAAAGTGCCTCATCAATATTGAATTAAAAGGTTTAGGAACTGCGTCTAAAGTTGTTGCATTAATTGAGAAATATGTCTCAGAAAAAAACTGGAATTACAATCATTTTATCATTTCAAGTTTTGATTGGAATATGTTGGAGGAAACATCAAACTTAAATTCAAACATCCCGATTGGTGTTCTAACAGAAGAAAATATAGAAACTGCTTTGGCTTTCGCCGAAAAAATAAAAGCAAAAGCCATAAATCCTGATTTTCAATTATTGAATATTGAAAATGTTCATCAAATGCAGGAAAAAGGATTCTTAGTTTTACCATGGACAGTAAACACAGAAGAAGACATTCAAAAAGTAAAAAGTTACAACGTAAACGGAATTATCTCTGATAATCCAGATAAAATATAA
- the pgmB gene encoding beta-phosphoglucomutase, with the protein MNNKKAFIFDLDGVIVDTAKYHFLAWQKIAQSLNINFTHEDNELLKGVSRVRSLDIILGLGNVEASQEDKDKWLIQKNEDYLSYLVDMDESEVLPGVLKILKLLKDKKQGIALGSASKNARPILEKTGVLSYFDVIVDGNDVTNAKPDPEVFLKAAQLLNIDPKNSIVFEDSVAGIQAANIAEMVSVGIGEETILHEADFIFKDFTFIDETFIESLITK; encoded by the coding sequence ATGAATAATAAAAAAGCATTCATATTCGACCTTGACGGAGTAATCGTCGATACTGCTAAATATCACTTTTTGGCTTGGCAGAAAATCGCTCAGTCATTAAATATAAATTTTACACATGAAGATAACGAACTTTTAAAAGGCGTAAGCCGCGTTCGTTCTTTAGACATTATACTTGGATTAGGAAATGTAGAGGCTTCTCAGGAAGACAAAGACAAATGGCTGATTCAAAAAAACGAAGATTATTTATCTTATTTAGTTGACATGGATGAAAGTGAGGTTCTTCCAGGAGTTTTAAAAATTCTAAAACTATTAAAAGATAAAAAACAGGGAATTGCATTAGGTTCTGCCAGTAAAAATGCAAGACCAATTTTAGAAAAAACAGGAGTTCTGTCTTACTTCGATGTTATTGTTGACGGAAATGACGTTACCAATGCAAAACCAGATCCAGAAGTTTTCTTAAAAGCGGCTCAATTATTAAACATTGATCCAAAAAATTCAATTGTATTTGAAGATTCTGTTGCCGGAATTCAGGCAGCAAATATTGCAGAAATGGTAAGTGTGGGAATTGGTGAGGAAACAATTTTGCATGAGGCTGATTTCATTTTTAAAGATTTCACTTTCATAGATGAAACCTTTATCGAATCATTAATCACAAAATAA
- a CDS encoding BaiN/RdsA family NAD(P)/FAD-dependent oxidoreductase has product MIKNFDIIIVGGGAAGFFTAINIAEKNPKLKIAILERGKEVLSKVRVSGGGRCNVTHACFEPNELVKFYPRGEKELRGPFHQFCSGDTIEWFEKHGVELKIEEDGRMFPVSNSSQTIIDCFLKATEKLGIKVLTGQSVQSIFKKENHWKIDTQTDNYAAEKLVMATGSNPKIWEMLQEHGHAVVSPVPSLFSFNIKDSRIKELPGVAAQVTVNVKDTKLESTGPLLITHWGMSGPAILKLSAWGARILHDKNYQFTIFVNWLNDVDFEDAEKILKDLKQEHAKKAVSKKSPFDFPNRLWESLVLASGIDSEMKWADLSKIQLQNLTSQLTKAEFKVNGKSTFKEEFVTAGGIDLKEINFKTMESKIHENLYFAGEIVNIDAITGGFNFQNAWTSGFILAQNI; this is encoded by the coding sequence ATGATCAAAAATTTCGACATAATAATCGTTGGCGGAGGCGCTGCAGGTTTTTTTACTGCAATTAATATTGCAGAGAAAAATCCGAAACTGAAAATTGCCATTTTAGAAAGAGGAAAAGAAGTCCTTTCTAAAGTCCGTGTTTCTGGTGGCGGAAGATGCAATGTTACACACGCTTGTTTTGAACCTAACGAATTGGTAAAGTTTTATCCGCGAGGCGAAAAAGAACTTCGAGGACCTTTTCATCAATTTTGTTCGGGAGATACAATAGAATGGTTTGAAAAACACGGTGTCGAATTAAAAATCGAAGAAGACGGAAGAATGTTTCCTGTTTCTAATTCATCCCAAACCATTATCGATTGCTTCTTAAAAGCAACTGAAAAATTAGGTATCAAAGTACTAACTGGTCAAAGTGTACAATCCATTTTCAAAAAAGAAAATCACTGGAAAATTGATACACAAACTGATAATTACGCTGCCGAAAAATTAGTAATGGCAACGGGAAGCAACCCAAAAATTTGGGAAATGCTTCAGGAACACGGACACGCTGTTGTGAGCCCTGTTCCTTCCCTATTTAGTTTCAATATCAAAGATTCTCGAATTAAAGAACTACCCGGCGTTGCCGCACAAGTTACTGTAAATGTAAAAGATACCAAACTAGAATCTACAGGCCCTTTATTAATTACGCATTGGGGAATGAGCGGTCCCGCAATCCTGAAACTTTCGGCTTGGGGCGCGCGTATTTTACACGATAAAAATTATCAATTTACCATTTTCGTGAATTGGTTAAATGATGTTGATTTTGAAGATGCCGAAAAAATCCTAAAAGATTTAAAACAAGAACACGCCAAAAAAGCCGTTTCAAAAAAATCTCCATTTGATTTTCCGAATCGTTTATGGGAAAGTCTCGTTCTCGCTTCAGGAATTGATTCTGAAATGAAATGGGCAGATTTATCGAAAATTCAATTGCAAAATCTGACTTCACAATTAACCAAAGCCGAATTTAAAGTAAACGGAAAAAGCACTTTTAAAGAAGAATTTGTAACGGCAGGCGGAATCGATTTAAAAGAAATCAATTTCAAAACCATGGAAAGTAAAATTCACGAAAATCTTTACTTTGCTGGCGAAATTGTAAATATCGACGCCATAACGGGAGGATTTAATTTTCAGAATGCCTGGACAAGCGGGTTTATTCTGGCTCAAAATATTTAA
- a CDS encoding glycoside hydrolase family 65 protein, producing the protein MNQDYIKPDNWSIIEEGFDAERVKSSESLFSIGNGAMGQRANFEETYSAETFQGSYIAGIYYPDKTKVGWWKNGYPKYFAKVLNAPNWIGIDIEINEENLDLNTCTEVRNFRRELNMKEGWYNRSFEAVLKNGTEIAVNVRRFLSLDLDEAGVIKYDITPLNKDAKIVYKPYIDAGVTNEDANWEEKFWEPLEVKKGTNEAFVTAQTFKTHFKVTTFMHNTILANGENINVSPSTIDSTVDKVQYTYGTIIAKRQTSSIQKIGGYTVSLNHENTLAGAEKVIKSAVALGYHTLLQNQIDAWAKVWEMSDITIEGDVKAQQGIRFNIFQLNQTYSGKDSRLNIGPKGFTGEKYGGSTYWDTEAYCIPFYMATKDQQVARNLLTYRYNQLDKAIENAKDNLGFKNGAALYPMVTMNGEECHNEWEITHEEIHRNGAIAFAIYNYYRYTGDYSYIPEKGLEVLIGIARFWHQRASFSKDKNQYVILGVTGPNEYENNINNNFYTNYIAKWCIDFTAEQIEKVASEYPADHKRILDKVSLSVNEIQEWKKVADDMYFPISKELGIYLQQDGFLDKDLVPVKDLDKSQRPINQKWSWDRVLRSPYIKQADVLQGFYFFEDHFSKEELKRNFEFYESFTVHESSLSPCVHSIQAAALDKMDMAYTFYLRTSRLDLDDYNKEVEEGCHITSMAGTWMSIVEGFGGMRVKNDQLHFSPKIPKEWNGYSFKINFRNQILKVAVNHNETTFTVDGDQDLTIIVNGNPVIASKFVQIN; encoded by the coding sequence ATGAACCAAGATTATATAAAACCAGACAATTGGTCAATTATAGAAGAAGGATTTGATGCCGAAAGAGTAAAATCGTCTGAAAGTCTTTTTAGTATCGGAAACGGCGCTATGGGACAACGCGCCAATTTTGAAGAAACCTATTCAGCAGAAACTTTTCAGGGAAGTTATATAGCTGGAATCTATTATCCGGACAAAACAAAAGTGGGCTGGTGGAAAAACGGTTATCCGAAATATTTTGCCAAAGTACTAAACGCTCCAAACTGGATTGGAATTGACATTGAAATCAACGAAGAAAATCTTGATTTAAATACTTGTACCGAAGTTAGAAACTTCCGCAGAGAATTGAATATGAAAGAAGGATGGTACAATCGTTCCTTTGAAGCAGTTCTAAAAAACGGAACTGAAATCGCTGTAAATGTTCGTCGTTTTCTTTCATTAGATTTAGACGAAGCTGGAGTGATCAAATACGATATTACACCTTTAAATAAAGATGCAAAAATCGTTTACAAACCGTATATCGACGCTGGTGTAACCAATGAAGATGCCAACTGGGAAGAAAAATTCTGGGAACCTTTGGAAGTTAAAAAAGGTACAAACGAAGCTTTTGTAACAGCTCAAACATTTAAAACGCATTTTAAAGTTACGACTTTCATGCACAATACGATTTTGGCAAACGGAGAAAACATCAATGTTTCGCCATCGACAATCGATTCAACTGTAGATAAAGTTCAGTATACTTACGGAACTATAATTGCAAAAAGACAAACCTCATCAATTCAAAAAATTGGTGGATATACCGTTTCTTTGAACCACGAAAACACTTTGGCTGGAGCCGAAAAAGTAATCAAATCTGCTGTTGCTTTAGGATATCATACTTTACTTCAAAATCAAATTGACGCTTGGGCAAAAGTTTGGGAGATGTCAGATATTACTATTGAAGGCGATGTAAAAGCACAACAGGGAATTCGTTTCAACATTTTCCAATTGAACCAAACCTATTCAGGAAAAGATTCTCGTTTGAACATTGGTCCAAAAGGTTTTACTGGAGAAAAATATGGAGGATCTACTTATTGGGACACTGAGGCTTATTGTATTCCATTTTACATGGCTACAAAAGACCAGCAAGTTGCAAGAAACTTATTGACATATCGTTACAATCAATTGGACAAAGCGATTGAAAATGCTAAGGATAATTTAGGTTTCAAAAACGGTGCTGCATTGTACCCAATGGTTACCATGAATGGTGAAGAATGCCACAACGAATGGGAAATCACACACGAAGAAATCCATAGAAATGGAGCGATTGCTTTTGCGATTTATAACTATTACCGTTATACCGGAGATTACTCTTATATTCCTGAAAAAGGTTTAGAAGTTTTAATTGGTATTGCTCGTTTTTGGCACCAAAGAGCTTCTTTCTCAAAAGATAAAAATCAATATGTAATTCTTGGTGTTACAGGACCAAACGAATACGAAAACAACATCAACAATAATTTCTACACCAATTATATCGCAAAATGGTGTATTGATTTTACGGCTGAACAAATTGAAAAAGTAGCTTCAGAATATCCTGCAGATCACAAACGCATTTTAGACAAAGTTAGCCTTTCGGTGAATGAAATTCAGGAATGGAAAAAAGTGGCAGATGATATGTACTTCCCTATTTCTAAAGAACTTGGAATCTATTTACAGCAAGACGGATTCTTAGACAAAGATTTAGTTCCTGTAAAAGATTTAGATAAATCACAGCGTCCAATTAACCAAAAATGGTCTTGGGATCGTGTATTACGTTCACCTTACATCAAACAGGCTGACGTTTTACAAGGTTTCTATTTCTTCGAAGATCATTTTTCTAAAGAAGAATTAAAACGCAATTTCGAGTTCTACGAATCATTTACAGTTCATGAAAGTTCACTTTCTCCTTGCGTTCACTCGATTCAAGCAGCTGCTTTAGATAAAATGGACATGGCATATACATTTTATTTAAGAACTTCTCGTTTGGATTTGGATGATTATAATAAAGAAGTGGAAGAAGGTTGTCATATCACGTCAATGGCCGGAACTTGGATGAGTATCGTGGAAGGCTTTGGAGGAATGCGTGTTAAAAATGACCAATTGCATTTCTCTCCAAAAATCCCAAAAGAATGGAACGGTTACTCTTTTAAAATTAATTTCAGAAACCAAATTTTAAAAGTAGCTGTAAATCACAACGAAACAACTTTTACTGTAGACGGCGATCAAGATTTAACAATTATCGTTAATGGAAATCCTGTAATTGCAAGTAAATTTGTACAAATAAATTAA